The Psychrobacter arenosus region CTTCGTCATTGTGCGGGATATTGTCAAAATTATTCATAATAGAGTTCGCTCTTTTTCAAATTCAAAATAAGGGTCATATAAAGGGTAATAGCTGGTGTCTGTGCGCCTAATATCAGCCACAACAGAACCTGTAATAGATTAGCTTTGCCAACGATCACGCTTGACCGCTTTAATAAAGGCGGCCATTTTATCGCCATCTTTGATGCCCTTAGCGGCTTCAATCCCACCACTTACGTCTACCGCTACAATGGGTAGCGACAACGTATCTGCAACATTTTCAGGGGTTAATCCCCCCGCTAGTATAATTGGCAATTTGCTTCCCTCAGGTATTAGTGACCAATCAAAGCGCTCTCCAGTGCCGCCATAGGCTTGCTGTTGATACGCGTCTAACAAAATACTGCTTGCACCTGCACTAGCATACGCTTGAATCAAGGCTTGAATGTCCGCTAAATTTTGCGTTTGTTTATCAATGCGTAAAGCCTTAATCCAACGTTTATTCACGGTACTGGCTAAACGCTGACAATCCGCCGGCGTCTCATCTCCATGAAACTGAATCACATCAAAAGGCACCTTGCTCACCAGCGCTACTAACTCAGCTTCGTCCATATTAACCACTAAGGCCACAATGCTCACAAAGGCTGGGATAGCTTGTACCAAAGGCAATGCTTGCTCCGCGGTTACGGCACGCGGGCTGGGTGGATAAAATACTAAGCCTAACGCATCCACCCCTAATGACAGCGCGCGCTGCACATCATCAATTCGGGTTAAGCCGCAAAATTTTACCTGCATAGTGTGATAATCCTTGGCGACCTAGCGTTTAATTCGCTGAACCTTGATAAAAAACCGATAAAAATAACCAAACCGATAAAAACAACCAGACTGATAAAAAGGAAGAATAGGCATCTATAAAAAAGAGTTTTGTAAAATAAGAATTGCACTAAAAAACTTATCCTAGCATACTTTTAGCGCTATTTAGCACCGCCCACCACAAAAGGATAACCTGATGAGTAGCGCTACTGCCTCTACCCCTTCGACCGAGACGCCGCATTATCTTATGTGGTTTCGCCGCGACTTGCGCAGTCATGATAATACCGCATTAGCGGCCCTTTGTGAGTTGGCTGTGCAGAATAAAGCGACCGTATCCGCGGTGTTTTTTATTACGCCTGATCAGTGGTATGAGCACGATGCTTCATTCGCGCAGGTCGAGCTGATTTGTCGCACTTTGCCGCTATTGGCCACGGCTTTGCAAGAGCAGCTGAATATCCCACTGCAAGTGAGCATAGCCCCCACCTTTAACGACTGTATTAAGGAAATAACAGCGCTTTGTAAATCAAAGACTATCACCCATGTCGCTGCCAACTACGAATATGAAGTGAACGAATTGGCTCGGGATGAGTTACTTACTCAAACGTTAGATAAAGCAGATATCGAATTTACCCGCTATCACGACCAATGCCTATTGCCACCTAAGACCGTAACGACTAATGACGATACTATGTATCAAGTCTTTACGCCTTTCTATAAAAAGTGGCAAGCTATCCTCGATGCTAGCCCGCCTAATTTGCATAATGCGTCCAAGGTTACCGCTACTAATGGCAATGCAGCCGTCAAACCCTTAGCAGAAACGTTAGCGACTATCACTAAACTGCATGAACAAACGCTTGCTACTTATCAACAATTCACCCAACAAACAGACGAAGAGGTACAAGGGCTACTAACGCATACGCATGAAGACTATCCTGCCGGTGAATTGGCAGCCTGTCATCGTTTGGATAATTTCGTAGCGGAAGATATCAACGATTATGACATCAGCCGCGACCGCCCTGCCTTAGATGCGACCAGTCATCTCTCCGCATATCTCACTATCGGGGCTATCAGCCCGCGCCGCTGCTATCTACAAGCGCAAAAAGCCCTGCATGCTGCTGCCAATAGCGACAATAGTAGTAGCAAAAACAAGAACAGCAGTACTGATATTCAACGTTGGATTAGCGAATTAGCCTGGCGCGACTTTTATCGTCACGTCATCTTTGAACGTCCTGATATCGTACGCCATAAGGCCTATAAGGTCGAAACGGACGCTAAGATTGACTGGTCGTATGATGCGGATGAGTTTGCACTTTGGTGTGTCGGCAAGACTGGAGTGCCTTTAGTCGATGCTGCGATGCGTTGTTTAAATACCACTGGATTTATGCCCAATCGCTTGCGCATGGTGACGGCGATGTTTCTAACCAAAGACTTGCTAATCGATTGGCGCTTAGGCGAGCGCTACTTTATGCAGCAGCTGATCGATGGTGACTTTGCTTCAAACAATGGCGGTTGGCAATGGAGCGCTTCTACCGGCACAGACTCTGCGCCCTACTTCCGTATTATGAACCCATTTAGCCAAGGCAAGACCCACGATAAAGACGCTGAATTTATCAAAAAATGGTTACCTGAGCTGAAAGACATTCCTGCCAGCATGTTGCATGATGAGCAAAAACTCATTAAAGCGCTGAGCAAAGGCGGTCAATTTACCAAAGTAGAATACCCTACCCCTATGGTGGATCATAAAGCGGCACGACTGGCGACCATTGCGGCTTTTAAAGGGGAATAAGGGCTAAGACTAACTTGCTATTTAATGAGCGTTTTAATTGCTTGACCATAAAAAAGCGCCCCTTGAAAGAAGGAGCGCTTTATAGAGGAATCAGTAATAAGCATACGTTATGGCATAACTTGGCAAGCCCCAGCGCCTTGGGTCGTTACAGAAACCGTAGCGCCAGTTAAGGCAAACAGTTGCTCGACTTGCTCTTTAGCATTCTTCTCCGCCTGTATCATGACCTCGTCTTGGCAAGCCCGCTCTAAAACTTCTTTTTTAGCGCTAATCTGTGCCTCTTTCAAAATTTTAGGATCCGCCTCTAGCATCCCAAATAAACCCGCCTGCCAATCATAGACTTCAATATCATCGAGATAGACTGAAAAAATCTCTGAAGGCGGTAAGGTCACCATAATATTAGGCATGATAGTTAAAGGCGCATCTGGATTAAGACCTGCGCTCTCTGCTTCCTGTTGCACCTTTTCTATTTGCTCGGCAGTAGGCTCAGTGACTTGCACCATCTCATTGCCTAGCTTACTTAAATCTACCCCAGCGACCACGCGGCCACGGGCAATAAACAGCCCTTTTTGCTCATCTTGCCACAAACGCTGCCAAGTGCCTTCGCGTTGACTGGTAATCACAGTATCCACATTAAAAGCAACGGTCTCTAGCCGATTTAACTTTTGAATACGACTCACCACCCCTTCACGACTCACCGTCTGAATGGTAGGGCCTTTGGGTGCTGACAAGTTTTGCCACAGCATATAACCTGCCGCCAGCGCCAACAGTAAAGTCAGTAACCCTAACAAACCCTTAGAGCCGCCACCTTTAGGAGCAGCCTGCAGAGGGCTAGGTTGCGCAGGGGTATTCGGCTGAGGTTTCTTTAGCATAGTCTCTTCTCGCTTTATTTTGAGTCACTATCTGAGCCGCTAATGGGCGCACTGTAGCAACCTTCTGATTATTTTAAGCCGGGAGCTCCGAGTCTATTCTGACCCCTAGTAGCTGCCTAAGCTGAATGCATAGCTTTCTCTTATATGGGGACTCACCGCCCATAAATCAGTAATTTTTACTTAATTACTACCACCCAATAGCTAGCGTCATTTTAATAGCGATAATATGATAAATTTGACCCAAACTCATAATAATTATCCTATAGTTAGCTTAAATAACCGTTAGGTGAGGCTATAAAACATTCATAAATAATATTTTGCTATTGGCGGGTTTCTATTCCCCTATCTGAAATTTCGTTTCGCTCTACAAATCTAGCCTAATCCATCATAAATATTCTGATAAATAAATATTAGTGGCTATGGGCTAAGCGTCAACGTTTACAAGGGTTTTCCCAGCTGTCCATTACCCTACAGAGAAAAAGTCATTGCGTCTGCAGTCAAGTTTACCTACCATAGTCAGATTGCCTATTATTAATACAGTTAAGGTTGCTTGACACATATGAAAGCCAGTCAGTTTTTATTCGCGACATTGAAAGAAACGCCTAGCGATGCCGACATCGCCTCGAGCCAATTGATGGTGCGAGCCGGTCTTATTCGTAAGATGGCTTCAGGCCTCTATATTTGGTTGCCGATGGGCCTACGCGTCCTGCAACAAGTAGAGCGTATCGTCCGTGAAGAGATGTTGCGTATCGGTAGTTTAGAAGTGCTGATGCCGATGGTGCAGCCCGCAGAGCTGTGGGAAAAGACCGGTCGTATTGAAGACTACGGTCCTGAGCTATTGCGTTTCGCTGACCGCCATGAGCGCGGTTTCGTCCTAGGCCCTACTCACGAAGAAGTGATCACCAATCTCGCCCAAGGTGAATTGCGCAGCTATAAGCAACTGCCGATGACCTTCTTCCAGATTCAAGGGAAGTTCCGCGATGAGATTCGCCCACGCTTTGGTGTGATGCGGGCGCGTGAGTTCACAATGAAAGACGCCTACTCTTTCCATGTGGACCAAGCTTCTTTAGCAGACACTTACCAAGACATGTTTGAAGCTTATACCCGTATCTTTACGCGTTTAGGCTTAGACTTCCGTCCTGTGCTAGCGGATACCGGCTCTATCGGTGGTTTTGCCTCGCATGAGTTCCATGTGTTGGCAGACAGTGGTGAAGACGATATCGCCTTCTCTACAGATTCTGACTATGCCGCGAACGTTGAATTGGCAGAAGCCATCTGTACAACTGAGCGTCAAGCGCCAACCCAAGAGCGTGCTAACGTAGCTACGGTCAATATGCCCACTTGTGAGCAAGTCGCTGAGCATTTGGATATCCCATTATCACAAACGGTGAAAACCTTAATCGCGAACGGTCATGATGCTGAGGGCAATCCGCAATTGGTCGCGCTAGTGATTCGTGGTGACCATACGCTAAACACCATCAAAGCTGAAAAAATCGAAGAAGTCGATGTGCCTTTCACCATGGCTTCTGATGAAGACATAAAAAAGGCTGGTCTGCTTAAAGGTTACATCGGTGTTGATTTAGAGATGCCAGTATTCGTTGACCGTGCTGCGGCTGCCCTCTCTGATTTCGTCAGTGGTGCCAACGTCGCTGACCAGCATAGCACTGGTGTGAACTGGGACCGTGATGCCACTATCACCCGCGTTGTCGATATCCGTAATGTTGTTGAAGGCGATGCTTCGCCAGACGGTAAAGGTACGATTCAGATTAAGCGTGGTATCGAAGTCGGCCATATCTTCCAGTTGGGCGACAAGTACTCGAAAGCGCTAGGCTGCTCAGTCTCTGGCGAAGATGGCAAACCCGTCACCTTAATGATGGGTTGTTATGGTATCGGTGTGAGCCGTATCGTAGCGGCGGCTATCGAGCAGAATAACGACGAAAACGGCATCATCTGGCCACAAACGCCGGACCTAGCTGACTCTATCGCGCCGTTCGATGTGGCTATCGTGCCCATGAAGTCGAAAGAAGAAACCGTCATGCAGACGGCTGAAGCCCTGTATGAAGAGCTGAAAGCTAAAGGTATCAATGTGGTCCTAGACGACCGTAATGAGCGTCCTGGGGTCAAATTCGCCGATTTAGAGTTAGTCGGTATTCCGCATCGTATCGTGGTCTCAGATCGTAACTTAGCTGAGAATAAATACGAGTATGTGAATCGCCGTGATAGCGAAAAGCAATTGCTGAGCCGTGAAGAGCTTTTGGCTAAAGTAACGGGCTAGAATTAGCGGCTAGTCCCTTAATTTAGCCAAAATAAAAAGACCCTCGATTTAGATTGAGGGTCTTTTTTATGCTAAAACTTATTATGTCTACTATGAATAGCTATCTACTTAACTTTATATTTATTCATTAAAAACTTAGTTCTATTCTGCGTCTCATTAGCGGTACAGAGGTTATCAGCTATCATTTGATATACGACCATATTATTCATAGGTGCTGAATCGTCACTATTGTCGCATTTAGCATTACGCTTT contains the following coding sequences:
- a CDS encoding cryptochrome/photolyase family protein; its protein translation is MSSATASTPSTETPHYLMWFRRDLRSHDNTALAALCELAVQNKATVSAVFFITPDQWYEHDASFAQVELICRTLPLLATALQEQLNIPLQVSIAPTFNDCIKEITALCKSKTITHVAANYEYEVNELARDELLTQTLDKADIEFTRYHDQCLLPPKTVTTNDDTMYQVFTPFYKKWQAILDASPPNLHNASKVTATNGNAAVKPLAETLATITKLHEQTLATYQQFTQQTDEEVQGLLTHTHEDYPAGELAACHRLDNFVAEDINDYDISRDRPALDATSHLSAYLTIGAISPRRCYLQAQKALHAAANSDNSSSKNKNSSTDIQRWISELAWRDFYRHVIFERPDIVRHKAYKVETDAKIDWSYDADEFALWCVGKTGVPLVDAAMRCLNTTGFMPNRLRMVTAMFLTKDLLIDWRLGERYFMQQLIDGDFASNNGGWQWSASTGTDSAPYFRIMNPFSQGKTHDKDAEFIKKWLPELKDIPASMLHDEQKLIKALSKGGQFTKVEYPTPMVDHKAARLATIAAFKGE
- a CDS encoding DUF4230 domain-containing protein; the protein is MLKKPQPNTPAQPSPLQAAPKGGGSKGLLGLLTLLLALAAGYMLWQNLSAPKGPTIQTVSREGVVSRIQKLNRLETVAFNVDTVITSQREGTWQRLWQDEQKGLFIARGRVVAGVDLSKLGNEMVQVTEPTAEQIEKVQQEAESAGLNPDAPLTIMPNIMVTLPPSEIFSVYLDDIEVYDWQAGLFGMLEADPKILKEAQISAKKEVLERACQDEVMIQAEKNAKEQVEQLFALTGATVSVTTQGAGACQVMP
- a CDS encoding proline--tRNA ligase, encoding MKASQFLFATLKETPSDADIASSQLMVRAGLIRKMASGLYIWLPMGLRVLQQVERIVREEMLRIGSLEVLMPMVQPAELWEKTGRIEDYGPELLRFADRHERGFVLGPTHEEVITNLAQGELRSYKQLPMTFFQIQGKFRDEIRPRFGVMRAREFTMKDAYSFHVDQASLADTYQDMFEAYTRIFTRLGLDFRPVLADTGSIGGFASHEFHVLADSGEDDIAFSTDSDYAANVELAEAICTTERQAPTQERANVATVNMPTCEQVAEHLDIPLSQTVKTLIANGHDAEGNPQLVALVIRGDHTLNTIKAEKIEEVDVPFTMASDEDIKKAGLLKGYIGVDLEMPVFVDRAAAALSDFVSGANVADQHSTGVNWDRDATITRVVDIRNVVEGDASPDGKGTIQIKRGIEVGHIFQLGDKYSKALGCSVSGEDGKPVTLMMGCYGIGVSRIVAAAIEQNNDENGIIWPQTPDLADSIAPFDVAIVPMKSKEETVMQTAEALYEELKAKGINVVLDDRNERPGVKFADLELVGIPHRIVVSDRNLAENKYEYVNRRDSEKQLLSREELLAKVTG
- a CDS encoding phosphoribosylanthranilate isomerase yields the protein MQVKFCGLTRIDDVQRALSLGVDALGLVFYPPSPRAVTAEQALPLVQAIPAFVSIVALVVNMDEAELVALVSKVPFDVIQFHGDETPADCQRLASTVNKRWIKALRIDKQTQNLADIQALIQAYASAGASSILLDAYQQQAYGGTGERFDWSLIPEGSKLPIILAGGLTPENVADTLSLPIVAVDVSGGIEAAKGIKDGDKMAAFIKAVKRDRWQS